CATCGCGCGGGTGCACCAGGCGGCCTGGGCCAGCGCCGACCTGCTGATCGTCAGCGACGGCGAGTTCGGCTGCACGCCGGCCACGCTGGCACGGCTGGACGAGGCCCGCGCCGCGCTGGGCCTGCGCGTGCAGGGCGTGCTGGTGGGCGACCGCGAGACACTGGGCCTGATGGAAGTGGCCGACGACATCTTCTGGGTGCGCGACTGGCGCCGCCACGGCCCGGCGGACGCCACCCGCGGCGGCGGCACCGCCTTCAGCCCGGTGCACAGCAAGAGCCTGACCGCGCTGTACTTTCCCAACGCGCTGTCGGCACGGGCGGCGCGGCACCGGCCGGGTTGAGGCCGGCCGGCGCGCGTTGTAGTGAGCGCTGGGTCAGGGCACCCGGATCGCCGATCGGATCTCCACCTCGTTGGCAGCGTTGATGACGCGCAATCCGCCCACGTTGGTGGCCGGAGCAGTCTCAATGGCGGCCAGCACGGCATCGGTACCGCTGGTCAACAGCAACTGCCCGAATACCGCATAGCCATTGAGCTGGCCCAGAGCCGCGTTGAAGTTAAGAGCAGCGTTGTCGGCCAGGTTCACGAAGAACTGGCTGGTGGCCGAGTCAGGCACGCTGGTGCGCGCCATTGCCACGGTGTAGCGGTTGTTGGGCAGGCCGTTGGCGCTTTCCAGGGCAATGGCGGCTTGCGTGGCGGTTTTGACGACCATGCCAGAGGTGTAGCCACCGCCCTGGATCACGAACCCAGGCTCGGCGCGGTGGAACAAGGTGCCGTTGTAGAAGCCGGCGTCGACATACGCCAGGAAGTTGGCAACCGTCACCGGGGCCTGTGCAGGGAACAGTTCCAACACCAGTTCGCCCTGGTTGGTCTGCATACACACGGTGGCCCTTTGCGGACTGCCCGCAGCCAGAGCAAGGCCATCGGCACTGCACTTGGCCACGTTCACCGGCACTTGCACGCTGGCCGAGGCGCCCGCGTTGTCTTGAACTGTCAGCGTAGCCGTGTAGCTGCC
The genomic region above belongs to Aquabacterium sp. OR-4 and contains:
- a CDS encoding peptidylprolyl isomerase: MAALAAIAKGALLAEGWPSWRASPLPVALSMLLLAGCGGGGGSATPAQTNQPPVAAAKVAGEAVLQATTRFDTAGTADPDGNIASRSWNYGDGQTGSTDSHIYASAGSYTATLTVQDNAGASASVQVPVNVAKCSADGLALAAGSPQRATVCMQTNQGELVLELFPAQAPVTVANFLAYVDAGFYNGTLFHRAEPGFVIQGGGYTSGMVVKTATQAAIALESANGLPNNRYTVAMARTSVPDSATSQFFVNLADNAALNFNAALGQLNGYAVFGQLLLTSGTDAVLAAIETAPATNVGGLRVINAANEVEIRSAIRVP